The Palaemon carinicauda isolate YSFRI2023 unplaced genomic scaffold, ASM3689809v2 scaffold223, whole genome shotgun sequence genome contains a region encoding:
- the LOC137636073 gene encoding uncharacterized protein yields MPLGEWASNLSSFNDRHTPDTVDLNAVKLLGLLWDTSDDSLRVKVPIQIVTYLSNLGNICTLTKRKVVSLLSTIFDPLGMLNPVTIKGKLFVKKLWELKTTWDGDLKIDLKKEFDELLGQLKTTEEIRVPRSCFEEGSFNLHVFVDASQVAYGACAYVVSSKQTSHLLISKSRVAPSPPLTIPRQELLALTVGTRLAVHLLEIFGDKISDCTVWSDSKVALSWVFYERSKEVFVINRVKVIKDLKSNYNIRLFYVCTEENPADLVTRGISMSLLGKSVLWFHGPTWIIDQNKFPEQEDVVFRELVNVNEILAEPSLRVPDDDVITFNCAEFSSLKHALRIVGRLIRFGRRIFPEKFQESNNLLVLIRIMQRQAFPTLYHALNNGLQEHPSVPSELRNLIRQLGLYVDESGVIRCQGRIQNADLSVSAKHPVYVASRHPLWPLIVIHYHVLNLHCNTNTLVIVLRQQFWAGKIRQSVKKILKACLLCKKVQNQPLSVPGFPPLPPERVKHAVPFSCVGVDYTGNINVSESEAENEKAYVLLFTCATSRAVALYVCKSMNAQEFILVFRQFAAKHGLPRLLISDNAPNFVAASKFLRDISEEPEVRNYLTDSNLEWKFITPRATWKGGFYERLIGVVKSCLQKALFRKRISFTELNTIVAEAENIVNNRPLTYVNEDNADDALTPAKLLYGRNIAIAPPLNKLVDLPYNENVDLKENYAKLCETIRKFEKLWLHDYLSSLRERHRNVESSIICPLNVGDLVLIVNENCKRHKYPLGIIKQLHAGPDDVIRTVEIKTASGNFVRPLNHVIPLECNANERATTDNQEDERGEAEPQDIGGESESTTKDDLREAPPLQMRLDRRPRRRAAVKADEQRKQLIRDGAL; encoded by the coding sequence ATGCCCTTGGGGGAATGGGCAAGTAATTTGAGCTCATTTAATGATAGACATACACCTGATACTGTGGATTTGAACGCAGTAAAACTACTTGGTCTTCTGTGGGACACCAGTGATGATTCATTAAGAGTAAAAGTCCCCATTCAGATTGTTACCTATCTCagtaatttgggaaatatttgtaCCTTGACGAAGAGAAAGGTTGTGTCTCTCCTTTCAACCATCTTTGATCCTTTAGGAATGTTAAATCCTGTGACAATTAAGGGGAAACTATTTGTAAAGAAGTTATGGGAACTAAAAACTACTTGGGATGGCGATCTGAAGATTGATTTGAAGAAGGAGTTTGACGAATTATTAGGCCAACTCAAAACCACTGAGGAGATCAGAGTCCCTAGATCTTGCTTTGAGGAAGGAAGTTTTAACTTGCATGTGTTTGTTGATGCCTCTCAGGTGGCTTATGGTGCCTGCGCATATGTTGTTAGCAGTAAACAAACGAGTCATTTGCTAATTAGCAAGTCTCGAGTGGCCCCGAGCCCTCCGCTCACTATTCCCCGCCAAGAATTACTTGCTTTAACTGTAGGCACACGCCTAGCTGTTCATTTGTTAGAGATTTTTGGGGATAAGATTTCAGATTGTACTGTTTGGAGTGATTCCAAGGTTGCTTTGAGTTGGGTGTTTTATGAAAGGTCCAAGGAAGTCTTTGTAATTAATAGAGTAAAGGTAATCAAGGACTTGAAATCCAATTATAACATCAGACTGTTTTATGTATGTACCGAGGAAAATCCTGCTGATTTGGTTACACGAGGTATTTCAATGTCTCTTTTGGGTAAGTCAGTTTTGTGGTTTCATGGTCCCACCTGGATCATTGACCAAAATAAATTCCCAGAACAAGAAGATGTAGTTTTCAGAGAATTGGTTAACGTAAATGAAATACTCGCAGAACCAAGTTTGAGAGTTCCCGATGATGATGTGATTACGTTTAATTGTGCAGAATTCTCTTCATTGAAACATGCATTGAGAATTGTAGGCAGATTAATTAGGTTTGGAAGAAGAATATTTCCTGAGAAATTCCAGGAAAGTAATAATCTACTTGTGCTAATCAGGATTATGCAACGTCAAGCATTCCCAACACTGTATCATGCATTGAACAATGGGTTACAAGAACATCCTAGTGTTCCCTCTGAGTTAAGGAATCTTATCAGACAGTTAGGTCTTTATGTAGATGAAAGTGGTGTCATTAGGTGTCAAGGAAGAATTCAAAATGCAGATTTGTCAGTATCTGCTAAACATCCAGTGTATGTCGCCAGTCGACACCCCTTATGGCCACTTATAGTGATACATTACCACGTACTTAACCTACACTGCAACACAAATACATTAGTAATCGTTCTACGACAGCAGTTCTGGGCAGGGAAAATTCGCCAATCCGTGAAGAAGATTCTGAAAGCATGTCTTCTGTGTAAGAAGGTGCAGAATCAACCCCTAAGTGTACCAGGATTTCCCCCCTTACCACCAGAGCGAGTCAAACATGCAGTGCCATTTTCCTGTGTTGGCGTGGACTATACAGGAAACATTAATGTATCTGAGAGTGAAGCTGAAAATGAGAAGGCGTATGTCTTGTTATTTACGTGCGCTACTTCAAGAGCAGTTGCCTTGTATGTGTGCAAGTCCATGAATGCGCAAGAATTCATTCTGGTCTTTAGGCAATTCGCAGCCAAACACGGACTTCCAAGGCTCTTAATAAGTGACAATGCACCGAACTTTGTTGCAGCTAGCAAGTTTTTGAGAGATATCAGTGAAGAGCCAGAGGTAAGGAATTACCTTACCGACAGTAATTTAGAGTGGAAATTCATTACTCCCAGAGCCACATGGAAAGGAGGGTTCTACGAGAGACTGATCGGGGTAGTGAAAAGCTGTTTGCAAAAGGCCTTGTTTAGGAAAAGGATCTCATTCACAGAACTCAACACCATCGTAGCTGAAGCTGAAAACATCGTCAATAACAGGCCCCTAACATATGTCAATGAAGATAACGCTGATGACGCACTCACTCCTGCAAAACTCCTATATGGCAGAAATATTGCAATAGCTCCTCCTTTGAACAAACTCGTCGACTTACCTTACAATGAGAACGTCGATTTGAAGGAGAACTATGCCAAATTGTGTGAAACAATAAGGAAGTTTGAGAAATTATGGCTACACGATTATTTGTCTTCTCTTAGGGAAAGACACAGGAACGTCGAGTCTTCAATTATCTGTCCTTTAAATGTAGGAGATTTGGTTCTTATAGTTAATGAGAATTGTAAGAGACACAAGTACCCTTTAGGAATCATCAAGCAACTCCATGCAGGACCTGATGATGTTATAAGGACTGTCGAGATAAAAACAGCAAGCGGGAATTTTGTGAGACCACTGAATCATGTCATTCCACTTGAATGTAATGCGAATGAGAGAGCGACAACAGACAACCAAGAAGATGAAAGGGGTGAGGCCGAACCCCAGGACATTGGAGGTGAGTCGGAGAGTACCACGAAGGATGACTTGAGAGAAGCTCCACCATTGCAGATGAGGCTTGATCGGCGGCCTAGGAGAAGAGCTGCTGTTAAAGCCGATGAACAAAGGAAACAGCTGATTCGAGATGGAGCTTTGTGA
- the LOC137636074 gene encoding uncharacterized protein, with protein sequence MSADDCSHAFILYDNAIRQVERLLSEVPNFGQSSTKSIQLQVAALNEASYVLRSTANEYYKEINGQVLMDTVARTENFLTCARHSAVELTNREEEPPPVIPQPAMPKIPIPEFDGKVEQWLPFWTIFKAVVHDRKDMNDVVKFTMLNGYLRGRAREAIAGLAITPANYAVALDQLQDRFSNAAKLEQSLRRRLLDLPRPQHDADQLTDFLNAWNNVSQQLVTLTGQPGGDPYEKEIVIRCLSAKTKKYLYHTYRSNILSIDEVRDGIKMLIAILGGDETCDPPSGSSNSVKGSPYRNKGPKNEHKTHSPNSAFRTNVQATPKKHTLCCFCQGEHSGKLCTKYATLDSRRARIYELQLCFGCLRKGHRSFECTSRSNCFNCNGKHHTFLCVRLMPNPTSVNVNSSRKQSGTRSDPSRVDNNSEVTVQSQTSSNTTQQAATISNQGNPQNNANSNRVTVNSIVSLRPTALPTATFHLTNGENQLSVRAFLDSGSQRTFINPEVVEQLNLVPIKRVGLTLIPFGDKVETKLFDVVRVKVQTGTKRIKLNAVVCDHVNTSIYTPGLHKVYLRLQERGVKLADMDIESDTLSNIGLIIGADYYNAFVYCQSSYDDIGVINSTAGAVIFGPMPKWACNVISVESSIKSLISTQSIVCSKISAPVNPLDDDDISRLWSLDAIGIGDDARTYSDQATIEHFSETIVKDGNKYTVDLPFRNDARPPTGYRKALGQLYSLKKAFQSKPELFDQYQSVLDEYVKLGFIEEIEVEDDSFHPIDGINHYLPHHPVFKESATTPIRIVFNASSKESQQAKSLNDCLHAGPNLAMKLTDMLVEFRQNKYAVVADISKAFLRIGINESHRDFTRFLWFADREFKHVKNFRFKVLLFGATCSPFLLNQTIQHHLKNHSDPIASSVMKSFYVDNFMKTYENCDDLELESHKVN encoded by the coding sequence ATGTCTGCAGACGATTGTAGTCACGCATTCATTTTGTATGATAATGCTATAAGGCAAGTTGAACGACTTTTGAGTGAGGTACCAAATTTCGGACAGTCTTCTACTAAGAGCATACAGTTACAGGTAGCGGCACTTAACGAAGCTTCCTATGTGTTACGGTCAACCGCTAATGAATACTATAAAGAGATTAACGGACAGGTTTTAATGGACACTGTAGCCAGAACTGAGAATTTCCTCACTTGCGCTCGACACTCAGCAGTTGAACTTACCAATAGGGAAGAGGAGCCTCCTCCTGTTATTCCACAACCAGCGATGCCTAAAATTCCTATACCTGAGTTCGACGGAAAGGTTGAACAATGGCTTCCCTTTTGGACTATCTTTAAAGCAGTTGTTCATGATAGGAAAGATATGAACGATGTCGTAAAGTTTACTATGCTAAATGGTTATCTTAGAGGTAGGGCACGTGAAGCCATTGCGGGTTTAGCTATAACTCCAGCTAATTATGCCGTGGCATTAGACCAACTTCAAGACCGTTTTTCCAATGCTGCGAAATTAGAACAGAGTTTAAGGAGACGGTTGTTGGATTTACCACGTCCGCAACATGACGCAGATCAGCTGACCGATTTCCTTAATGCATGGAATAATGTCTCTCAACAGTTAGTAACTTTAACAGGTCAACCCGGTGGTGATCCTTATGAGAAGGAAATTGTAATCCGTTGCTTATCAGCCAAAACCAAGAAATACTTGTATCATACGTATCGTAGTAACATTCTTAGTATTGATGAAGTGAGAGACGGTATCAAAATGTTAATAGCGATTCTAGGTGGAGATGAGACGTGTGATCCTCCCTCAGGGTCATCAAATTCTGTTAAGGGCAGCCCTTATCGCAACAAAGGTCCGAAAAACGAACATAAGACTCATTCGCCTAATAGTGCTTTCAGAACTAATGTACAAGCCACTCCTAAGAAACACACTTTGTGTTGTTTTTGTCAAGGCGAACACAGCGGCAAGCTCTGTACGAAATATGCCACTTTAGATTCTAGAAGAGCGCGCATTTATGAACTGCAATTATGTTTTGGTTGTTTGAGAAAGGGTCATCGTTCATTTGAGTGTACTAGTAGGTCCAATTGTTTTAACTGTAACGGTAAACATCACACATTCCTATGTGTCAGATTGATGCCTAATCCTACTAGTGTTAACGTAAATTCGTCTAGGAAACAATCAGGAACTAGATCAGATCCTAGTAGAGTGGATAATAACTCTGAAGTAACTGTTCAATCACAAACTAGTTCGAACACTACTCAGCAAGCGGCTACCATTAGTAATCAAGGTAATCCTCAGAATAATGCTAATAGTAATCGAGTAACTGTTAACAGTATTGTATCCCTTCGACCGACAGCATTACCCACAGCAACATTTCATTTGACTAATGGAGAGAATCAACTCTCGGTTCGAGCATTTCTAGACAGCGGATCCCAAAGAACATTTATTAATCCAGAGGTTGTTGAGCAATTGAACTTAGTACCGATAAAACGAGTGGGACTAACATTAATTCCATTTGGAGATAAGGTTGAAACTAAACTGTTTGACGTAGTACGAGTAAAGGTTCAAACGGGTACTAAACGTATTAAGTTAAATGCAGTTGTTTGTGATCATGTTAATACTTCCATATATACCCCTGGACTACATAAAGTATATCTGCGATTGCAAGAACGAGGTGTTAAATTAGCAGATATGGATATTGAATCAGATACTCTAAGTAACATAGGATTGATTATTGGTGCTGATTATTATAATGCATTTGTATATTGTCAATCCAGTTATGATGATATAGGTGTGATTAATAGTACTGCTGGTGCTGTTATTTTTGGTCCCATGCCAAAATGGGCATGTAATGTTATCAGTGTTGAATCaagtataaaatctttaataagtaCGCAGAGCATAGTTTGTTCAAAAATCTCTGCACCTGTGAATccccttgatgatgatgatatttctagATTATGGTCATTAGATGCAATTGGCATTGGTGATGATGCACGTACTTATAGCGATCAAGCAACGATCGAACATTTCAGTGAGACTATTGTGAAGGATGGTAACAAATATACTGTTGATTTGCCATTTAGGAATGATGCCAGGCCCCCTACAGGTTATAGGAAGGCATTGGGTCAATTGTATTCACTTAAGAAAGCCTTTCAGTCTAAACCAGAATTGTTTGATCAATATCAATCCGTTTTAGACGAGTATGTCAAGTTAGGATTTATTGAGGAAATAGAAGTTGAGGATGACTCTTTTCATCCAATTGATGGCATTAACCATTATTTACCTCACCATCCAGTTTTTAAGGAATCTGCTACGACTCCGATTAGGATAGTTTTTAATGCAAGCAGTAAGGAGTCACAACAAGCCAAGTCCCTTAATGATTGTTTGCATGCTGGACCTAATCTGGCAATGAAACTGACGGATATGCTAGTAGAATTTCGTCAGAATAAATATGCAGTAGTAGCGGACATAAGTAAGGCTTTCCTTAGAATAGGAATTAATGAAAGCCACAGGGATTTCACAAGATTCTTATGGTTTGCTGATAGAGAGTTTAAGCATGTTAAGAATTTTAGATTTAAGGTCTTATTGTTTGGAGCTACTTGCTCACCCTTTTTGCTGAATCAGACAATACAGCACCATTTGAAGAATCACTCAGATCCCATCGCAAGTTCAGTAATGAAGTCCTTTTATGTGGATAACTTCATGAAAACTTATGAGAATTGTGATGATTTAGAACTCGAGAGTCATAAAGTAAATTAA